A genomic stretch from Ooceraea biroi isolate clonal line C1 chromosome 3, Obir_v5.4, whole genome shotgun sequence includes:
- the LOC105277014 gene encoding lisH domain-containing protein ARMC9 isoform X2 → MELVFDRKRSYFTKLQGDYLSGDGKELKHDTELQPFYALPFIEDFYADTLYANILEECWLDELTRNLNSFITNYRQNLIDMNNTEVDKTQSQDSVRISTTKATAAESDVVLNKIRKNNVPIVPNDRDIPIFLEDDHNDEEQYGFSHETNRSLKSKSTQTRITGDQIAINNSREDTLNPGESVRSLLRLQKTDRRLMQCNQELALTKTHLCSVHMNYEKLKGRFHKLHADYHKLIDVAGELTVALENSVKGQAVDIQRTLEICMKIFPDLFNQNIRETSYPSLLQFAHTDVKAIALPKLDIKAVPIPPKLLDYRKIKLHLLNGDVKTKLLLLQALRWKITLAQSTEQDEVLHEFISRDLLGLHGQIASDNGKPVLPSLLTAGEAYARHLLQQFTARLLNALASFRCGRDYLSVGSTVVNVTFACLDNNYVDGVDPFGCDMMLAMLQKLSLRRQQRIYMIESGLLEWLINHLHDKYRVMNLYRLEYATALLMNLSLHRLAQARASKIAPLLVSTLLILLSLDHASSLPYINGALNNFLNNPVISEEAKRTKHMNVSDFAGNKKTAEIRKHLDHVLKIQKREIINTPQNDETGDDDNEELDVLENEVDENDPLQNYVGELNGETLLAMCYSVSSKVPQDAINTDTILQTISATNLNEFCDTGHNNHVHSKHTSYPALRDSSETIAASSMTLASVRENSQTETEKFSSVASLYTSNYDSNVVNDTTWKNDSELVKEEAEAFLAKPKLSRTPP, encoded by the exons ATGGAACTCGTCTTCGATAGAAAAAGATcctattttacaaaattgcaaGGAG ATTACTTGAGTGGGGACGGCAAGGAATTAAAACATGATACGGAATTGCAACCGTTTTATGCTCTACCGTTTATAGAGGATTTTTACGCGGACACTCTTTACGCCAACATCCTCGAAGAATGTTGGTTGGACGAGTTAACGAGGAATCTGAATTCATTTATCACGAATTATAGACAa AACTTGATCGACATGAACAATACGGAGGTTGACAAAACGCAGTCGCAGGACTCGGTACGAATTTCTACAACGAAAGCGACAGCTGCAGAATCTGACGTTGTACTGAATAAGATTAGGAAGAATAATGTACCGATTGTGCCAAACGATAGAGATATACCTATATTTCTGGAAGACGACCATAATGATGAGGAGCAATACGGATTTTCTCATGAGACAAATCGTAGTTTGAAAtcaaa GAGCACACAAACGCGCATTACTGGTGACCAGATAGCAATTAACAATTCGCGGGAAGATACCCTGAATCCGGGAGAAAGCGTTCGCAGTTTACTGAGGCTGCAAAAGACGGACAGGAGGTTGATGCAGTGCAATCAGGAGCTAGCATTAACCAAGACTCACTTGTGCAGCGTCCATATGAATTACGAGAAGCTAAAAGGGAGATTTCACAAGCTGCACGCGGACTATCACAAGCTGATTGACGTCGCCGGGGAATTAACGGTAGCGCTCGAGAATTCGGTGAAAGGCCAAGCCGTCGACATACAACGAACCCTCGAGATTTGCATGAAGATCTTTCCGGATCTCTTCAATCAAAACATAAGAGAGACTTCCTAC CCCTCCCTGTTGCAATTCGCTCACACCGACGTAAAAGCAATCGCGTTGCCCAAGCTCGACATCAAAGCAGTACCGATACCACCGAAACTGCTGGACTACAGGAAGATCAAGCTGCATCTACTTAACGGGGACGTGAAAACGAAGTTGCTGCTGCTACAAGCGCTGCGCTGG AAAATAACGCTGGCGCAGTCGACGGAACAGGACGAGGTCCTGCACGAATTCATAAGCCGCGACTTGCTGGGTCTTCACGGACAGATCGCCAGCGACAACGGTAAGCCGGTTCTGCCGTCCTTGCTGACTGCGGGAGAAGCTTACGCGAGGCATCTTCTACAGCAGTTCACCGCGCGATTGTTGAATGCCCTGGCATCCTTCCGATGTGGCAGAGATTACCTGTCGGTCGGATCCACTGTCGTGAACGTG ACTTTTGCTTGCCTGGATAATAACTACGTCGACGGCGTGGATCCTTTCGGATGCGACATGATGCTGGCGATGCTGCAGAAGCTATCTTTACGCAGGCAGCAACGGATATACATGATAGAAAGCGGTTTGCTGGAATGGCTGATCAATCACCTACACGATAAATATCGCGTTATGAATCTATACCGACTCGAGTATGCTACTGCGTTGTTAATGAACCTGTCGTTACATCGGTTAGCGCAGGCGAGAGCGTCCAAGATAGCTCCGCTACTCGTTTCCACCTTGCTCATCCTACTTTCGTTAGATCATGCGTCT TCACTACCGTACATTAACGGAGCGCTGAACAACTTTCTGAACAACCCCGTAATCAGCGAGGAAGCAAAGAGAACGAAACATATGAACGTATCGGATTTTGCTGGTAATAAAAAAACTGCAGAAATAAG GAAACATTTGGATCATGTACTGAAGATACAAAAGCGGGAGATTATTAACACACCGCAGAATGATGAGACCGGGGACGATGACAAT GAAGAACTGGATGTGTTGGAAAACGAAGTAGACGAAAACGACCCACTGCAGAATTATGTCGGAGAACTGAACGGAGAAACGTTGCTTGCAATGTGTTACAGCGTCTCTTCGAAAGTTCCTCAGGACGCTATAAATACGGATACAATTCTACAAACAATATCTGCAACAAATCTTAATGAATTTTGCGATACTGGACACAATAATCATGTCCATAGTAAACACACGTCATATCCTGCACTAAG AGACAGCAGTGAAACTATAGCAGCGTCTTCTATGACCCTAGCGTCTGTCCGCGAGAACAGCCAAACAG aaaCGGAGAAATTCAGCAGTGTAGCATCGCT GTATACTAGTAATTACGATAGCAATGTAGTTAACGATACTACATGGAAAAATGATTCAGAACTTGTTAAAGAAGAAGCAGAAGCATTCTTGGCCAAGCCTAAATTATCAAGGACACCTCCGTGa
- the LOC105277014 gene encoding lisH domain-containing protein ARMC9 isoform X1 yields the protein MYGDVHEEQMADTDIRAIHQFLVDHNFDSTAESLIKEASKMGFQNLQCKLGTITDLYAQLMFCYHTGNYLTFFQLWNVLFPESIKQCEEYKKLTFYLHVHFAVLPKRKLYAHQNKEYEPTSRTGEWNSSSIEKDPILQNCKENNANEIEKRINNSMKQLQDYLSGDGKELKHDTELQPFYALPFIEDFYADTLYANILEECWLDELTRNLNSFITNYRQNLIDMNNTEVDKTQSQDSVRISTTKATAAESDVVLNKIRKNNVPIVPNDRDIPIFLEDDHNDEEQYGFSHETNRSLKSKSTQTRITGDQIAINNSREDTLNPGESVRSLLRLQKTDRRLMQCNQELALTKTHLCSVHMNYEKLKGRFHKLHADYHKLIDVAGELTVALENSVKGQAVDIQRTLEICMKIFPDLFNQNIRETSYPSLLQFAHTDVKAIALPKLDIKAVPIPPKLLDYRKIKLHLLNGDVKTKLLLLQALRWKITLAQSTEQDEVLHEFISRDLLGLHGQIASDNGKPVLPSLLTAGEAYARHLLQQFTARLLNALASFRCGRDYLSVGSTVVNVTFACLDNNYVDGVDPFGCDMMLAMLQKLSLRRQQRIYMIESGLLEWLINHLHDKYRVMNLYRLEYATALLMNLSLHRLAQARASKIAPLLVSTLLILLSLDHASSLPYINGALNNFLNNPVISEEAKRTKHMNVSDFAGNKKTAEIRKHLDHVLKIQKREIINTPQNDETGDDDNEELDVLENEVDENDPLQNYVGELNGETLLAMCYSVSSKVPQDAINTDTILQTISATNLNEFCDTGHNNHVHSKHTSYPALRDSSETIAASSMTLASVRENSQTETEKFSSVASLYTSNYDSNVVNDTTWKNDSELVKEEAEAFLAKPKLSRTPP from the exons ATGTATGGAGACGTTCACGAGGAACAAATGGCTGATACAGATATTAGAGCAATCCATCAG TTTCTTGTGGATCATAATTTTGACAGCACCGCTGAATCCTTAATCAAGGAAGCTTCGAAAATGGGTTTTCAGAatttgcaatgcaaattagGCACTATTACAGATCTCTATGCTCAATTAATGTTCTGTTACCACACTGGAAATTATCTGACGTTTTTTCAG ttgtGGAATGTTTTATTCCCCGAAAGCATTAAACAATGTGAGGAATACAAGAAGCTAACGTTTTACCTACACGTGCATTTTGCTGTGCTGCCCAAACGCAAATTATATGCCCATCAGAATAAAGAATATG AACCAACATCAAGAACAGGAGAATGGAACTCGTCTTCGATAGAAAAAGATcctattttacaaaattgcaaGGAG aacaatgcaaatgaaatcgaaaaacgtataaataacAGCATGAAACAATTGCAAGATTACTTGAGTGGGGACGGCAAGGAATTAAAACATGATACGGAATTGCAACCGTTTTATGCTCTACCGTTTATAGAGGATTTTTACGCGGACACTCTTTACGCCAACATCCTCGAAGAATGTTGGTTGGACGAGTTAACGAGGAATCTGAATTCATTTATCACGAATTATAGACAa AACTTGATCGACATGAACAATACGGAGGTTGACAAAACGCAGTCGCAGGACTCGGTACGAATTTCTACAACGAAAGCGACAGCTGCAGAATCTGACGTTGTACTGAATAAGATTAGGAAGAATAATGTACCGATTGTGCCAAACGATAGAGATATACCTATATTTCTGGAAGACGACCATAATGATGAGGAGCAATACGGATTTTCTCATGAGACAAATCGTAGTTTGAAAtcaaa GAGCACACAAACGCGCATTACTGGTGACCAGATAGCAATTAACAATTCGCGGGAAGATACCCTGAATCCGGGAGAAAGCGTTCGCAGTTTACTGAGGCTGCAAAAGACGGACAGGAGGTTGATGCAGTGCAATCAGGAGCTAGCATTAACCAAGACTCACTTGTGCAGCGTCCATATGAATTACGAGAAGCTAAAAGGGAGATTTCACAAGCTGCACGCGGACTATCACAAGCTGATTGACGTCGCCGGGGAATTAACGGTAGCGCTCGAGAATTCGGTGAAAGGCCAAGCCGTCGACATACAACGAACCCTCGAGATTTGCATGAAGATCTTTCCGGATCTCTTCAATCAAAACATAAGAGAGACTTCCTAC CCCTCCCTGTTGCAATTCGCTCACACCGACGTAAAAGCAATCGCGTTGCCCAAGCTCGACATCAAAGCAGTACCGATACCACCGAAACTGCTGGACTACAGGAAGATCAAGCTGCATCTACTTAACGGGGACGTGAAAACGAAGTTGCTGCTGCTACAAGCGCTGCGCTGG AAAATAACGCTGGCGCAGTCGACGGAACAGGACGAGGTCCTGCACGAATTCATAAGCCGCGACTTGCTGGGTCTTCACGGACAGATCGCCAGCGACAACGGTAAGCCGGTTCTGCCGTCCTTGCTGACTGCGGGAGAAGCTTACGCGAGGCATCTTCTACAGCAGTTCACCGCGCGATTGTTGAATGCCCTGGCATCCTTCCGATGTGGCAGAGATTACCTGTCGGTCGGATCCACTGTCGTGAACGTG ACTTTTGCTTGCCTGGATAATAACTACGTCGACGGCGTGGATCCTTTCGGATGCGACATGATGCTGGCGATGCTGCAGAAGCTATCTTTACGCAGGCAGCAACGGATATACATGATAGAAAGCGGTTTGCTGGAATGGCTGATCAATCACCTACACGATAAATATCGCGTTATGAATCTATACCGACTCGAGTATGCTACTGCGTTGTTAATGAACCTGTCGTTACATCGGTTAGCGCAGGCGAGAGCGTCCAAGATAGCTCCGCTACTCGTTTCCACCTTGCTCATCCTACTTTCGTTAGATCATGCGTCT TCACTACCGTACATTAACGGAGCGCTGAACAACTTTCTGAACAACCCCGTAATCAGCGAGGAAGCAAAGAGAACGAAACATATGAACGTATCGGATTTTGCTGGTAATAAAAAAACTGCAGAAATAAG GAAACATTTGGATCATGTACTGAAGATACAAAAGCGGGAGATTATTAACACACCGCAGAATGATGAGACCGGGGACGATGACAAT GAAGAACTGGATGTGTTGGAAAACGAAGTAGACGAAAACGACCCACTGCAGAATTATGTCGGAGAACTGAACGGAGAAACGTTGCTTGCAATGTGTTACAGCGTCTCTTCGAAAGTTCCTCAGGACGCTATAAATACGGATACAATTCTACAAACAATATCTGCAACAAATCTTAATGAATTTTGCGATACTGGACACAATAATCATGTCCATAGTAAACACACGTCATATCCTGCACTAAG AGACAGCAGTGAAACTATAGCAGCGTCTTCTATGACCCTAGCGTCTGTCCGCGAGAACAGCCAAACAG aaaCGGAGAAATTCAGCAGTGTAGCATCGCT GTATACTAGTAATTACGATAGCAATGTAGTTAACGATACTACATGGAAAAATGATTCAGAACTTGTTAAAGAAGAAGCAGAAGCATTCTTGGCCAAGCCTAAATTATCAAGGACACCTCCGTGa
- the LOC105277014 gene encoding lisH domain-containing protein ARMC9 isoform X3: protein MKQLQDYLSGDGKELKHDTELQPFYALPFIEDFYADTLYANILEECWLDELTRNLNSFITNYRQNLIDMNNTEVDKTQSQDSVRISTTKATAAESDVVLNKIRKNNVPIVPNDRDIPIFLEDDHNDEEQYGFSHETNRSLKSKSTQTRITGDQIAINNSREDTLNPGESVRSLLRLQKTDRRLMQCNQELALTKTHLCSVHMNYEKLKGRFHKLHADYHKLIDVAGELTVALENSVKGQAVDIQRTLEICMKIFPDLFNQNIRETSYPSLLQFAHTDVKAIALPKLDIKAVPIPPKLLDYRKIKLHLLNGDVKTKLLLLQALRWKITLAQSTEQDEVLHEFISRDLLGLHGQIASDNGKPVLPSLLTAGEAYARHLLQQFTARLLNALASFRCGRDYLSVGSTVVNVTFACLDNNYVDGVDPFGCDMMLAMLQKLSLRRQQRIYMIESGLLEWLINHLHDKYRVMNLYRLEYATALLMNLSLHRLAQARASKIAPLLVSTLLILLSLDHASSLPYINGALNNFLNNPVISEEAKRTKHMNVSDFAGNKKTAEIRKHLDHVLKIQKREIINTPQNDETGDDDNEELDVLENEVDENDPLQNYVGELNGETLLAMCYSVSSKVPQDAINTDTILQTISATNLNEFCDTGHNNHVHSKHTSYPALRDSSETIAASSMTLASVRENSQTETEKFSSVASLYTSNYDSNVVNDTTWKNDSELVKEEAEAFLAKPKLSRTPP, encoded by the exons ATGAAACAATTGCAAGATTACTTGAGTGGGGACGGCAAGGAATTAAAACATGATACGGAATTGCAACCGTTTTATGCTCTACCGTTTATAGAGGATTTTTACGCGGACACTCTTTACGCCAACATCCTCGAAGAATGTTGGTTGGACGAGTTAACGAGGAATCTGAATTCATTTATCACGAATTATAGACAa AACTTGATCGACATGAACAATACGGAGGTTGACAAAACGCAGTCGCAGGACTCGGTACGAATTTCTACAACGAAAGCGACAGCTGCAGAATCTGACGTTGTACTGAATAAGATTAGGAAGAATAATGTACCGATTGTGCCAAACGATAGAGATATACCTATATTTCTGGAAGACGACCATAATGATGAGGAGCAATACGGATTTTCTCATGAGACAAATCGTAGTTTGAAAtcaaa GAGCACACAAACGCGCATTACTGGTGACCAGATAGCAATTAACAATTCGCGGGAAGATACCCTGAATCCGGGAGAAAGCGTTCGCAGTTTACTGAGGCTGCAAAAGACGGACAGGAGGTTGATGCAGTGCAATCAGGAGCTAGCATTAACCAAGACTCACTTGTGCAGCGTCCATATGAATTACGAGAAGCTAAAAGGGAGATTTCACAAGCTGCACGCGGACTATCACAAGCTGATTGACGTCGCCGGGGAATTAACGGTAGCGCTCGAGAATTCGGTGAAAGGCCAAGCCGTCGACATACAACGAACCCTCGAGATTTGCATGAAGATCTTTCCGGATCTCTTCAATCAAAACATAAGAGAGACTTCCTAC CCCTCCCTGTTGCAATTCGCTCACACCGACGTAAAAGCAATCGCGTTGCCCAAGCTCGACATCAAAGCAGTACCGATACCACCGAAACTGCTGGACTACAGGAAGATCAAGCTGCATCTACTTAACGGGGACGTGAAAACGAAGTTGCTGCTGCTACAAGCGCTGCGCTGG AAAATAACGCTGGCGCAGTCGACGGAACAGGACGAGGTCCTGCACGAATTCATAAGCCGCGACTTGCTGGGTCTTCACGGACAGATCGCCAGCGACAACGGTAAGCCGGTTCTGCCGTCCTTGCTGACTGCGGGAGAAGCTTACGCGAGGCATCTTCTACAGCAGTTCACCGCGCGATTGTTGAATGCCCTGGCATCCTTCCGATGTGGCAGAGATTACCTGTCGGTCGGATCCACTGTCGTGAACGTG ACTTTTGCTTGCCTGGATAATAACTACGTCGACGGCGTGGATCCTTTCGGATGCGACATGATGCTGGCGATGCTGCAGAAGCTATCTTTACGCAGGCAGCAACGGATATACATGATAGAAAGCGGTTTGCTGGAATGGCTGATCAATCACCTACACGATAAATATCGCGTTATGAATCTATACCGACTCGAGTATGCTACTGCGTTGTTAATGAACCTGTCGTTACATCGGTTAGCGCAGGCGAGAGCGTCCAAGATAGCTCCGCTACTCGTTTCCACCTTGCTCATCCTACTTTCGTTAGATCATGCGTCT TCACTACCGTACATTAACGGAGCGCTGAACAACTTTCTGAACAACCCCGTAATCAGCGAGGAAGCAAAGAGAACGAAACATATGAACGTATCGGATTTTGCTGGTAATAAAAAAACTGCAGAAATAAG GAAACATTTGGATCATGTACTGAAGATACAAAAGCGGGAGATTATTAACACACCGCAGAATGATGAGACCGGGGACGATGACAAT GAAGAACTGGATGTGTTGGAAAACGAAGTAGACGAAAACGACCCACTGCAGAATTATGTCGGAGAACTGAACGGAGAAACGTTGCTTGCAATGTGTTACAGCGTCTCTTCGAAAGTTCCTCAGGACGCTATAAATACGGATACAATTCTACAAACAATATCTGCAACAAATCTTAATGAATTTTGCGATACTGGACACAATAATCATGTCCATAGTAAACACACGTCATATCCTGCACTAAG AGACAGCAGTGAAACTATAGCAGCGTCTTCTATGACCCTAGCGTCTGTCCGCGAGAACAGCCAAACAG aaaCGGAGAAATTCAGCAGTGTAGCATCGCT GTATACTAGTAATTACGATAGCAATGTAGTTAACGATACTACATGGAAAAATGATTCAGAACTTGTTAAAGAAGAAGCAGAAGCATTCTTGGCCAAGCCTAAATTATCAAGGACACCTCCGTGa
- the LOC105277014 gene encoding lisH domain-containing protein ARMC9 isoform X4 yields MELVFDRKRSYFTKLQGEDFYADTLYANILEECWLDELTRNLNSFITNYRQNLIDMNNTEVDKTQSQDSVRISTTKATAAESDVVLNKIRKNNVPIVPNDRDIPIFLEDDHNDEEQYGFSHETNRSLKSKSTQTRITGDQIAINNSREDTLNPGESVRSLLRLQKTDRRLMQCNQELALTKTHLCSVHMNYEKLKGRFHKLHADYHKLIDVAGELTVALENSVKGQAVDIQRTLEICMKIFPDLFNQNIRETSYPSLLQFAHTDVKAIALPKLDIKAVPIPPKLLDYRKIKLHLLNGDVKTKLLLLQALRWKITLAQSTEQDEVLHEFISRDLLGLHGQIASDNGKPVLPSLLTAGEAYARHLLQQFTARLLNALASFRCGRDYLSVGSTVVNVTFACLDNNYVDGVDPFGCDMMLAMLQKLSLRRQQRIYMIESGLLEWLINHLHDKYRVMNLYRLEYATALLMNLSLHRLAQARASKIAPLLVSTLLILLSLDHASSLPYINGALNNFLNNPVISEEAKRTKHMNVSDFAGNKKTAEIRKHLDHVLKIQKREIINTPQNDETGDDDNEELDVLENEVDENDPLQNYVGELNGETLLAMCYSVSSKVPQDAINTDTILQTISATNLNEFCDTGHNNHVHSKHTSYPALRDSSETIAASSMTLASVRENSQTETEKFSSVASLYTSNYDSNVVNDTTWKNDSELVKEEAEAFLAKPKLSRTPP; encoded by the exons ATGGAACTCGTCTTCGATAGAAAAAGATcctattttacaaaattgcaaGGAG AGGATTTTTACGCGGACACTCTTTACGCCAACATCCTCGAAGAATGTTGGTTGGACGAGTTAACGAGGAATCTGAATTCATTTATCACGAATTATAGACAa AACTTGATCGACATGAACAATACGGAGGTTGACAAAACGCAGTCGCAGGACTCGGTACGAATTTCTACAACGAAAGCGACAGCTGCAGAATCTGACGTTGTACTGAATAAGATTAGGAAGAATAATGTACCGATTGTGCCAAACGATAGAGATATACCTATATTTCTGGAAGACGACCATAATGATGAGGAGCAATACGGATTTTCTCATGAGACAAATCGTAGTTTGAAAtcaaa GAGCACACAAACGCGCATTACTGGTGACCAGATAGCAATTAACAATTCGCGGGAAGATACCCTGAATCCGGGAGAAAGCGTTCGCAGTTTACTGAGGCTGCAAAAGACGGACAGGAGGTTGATGCAGTGCAATCAGGAGCTAGCATTAACCAAGACTCACTTGTGCAGCGTCCATATGAATTACGAGAAGCTAAAAGGGAGATTTCACAAGCTGCACGCGGACTATCACAAGCTGATTGACGTCGCCGGGGAATTAACGGTAGCGCTCGAGAATTCGGTGAAAGGCCAAGCCGTCGACATACAACGAACCCTCGAGATTTGCATGAAGATCTTTCCGGATCTCTTCAATCAAAACATAAGAGAGACTTCCTAC CCCTCCCTGTTGCAATTCGCTCACACCGACGTAAAAGCAATCGCGTTGCCCAAGCTCGACATCAAAGCAGTACCGATACCACCGAAACTGCTGGACTACAGGAAGATCAAGCTGCATCTACTTAACGGGGACGTGAAAACGAAGTTGCTGCTGCTACAAGCGCTGCGCTGG AAAATAACGCTGGCGCAGTCGACGGAACAGGACGAGGTCCTGCACGAATTCATAAGCCGCGACTTGCTGGGTCTTCACGGACAGATCGCCAGCGACAACGGTAAGCCGGTTCTGCCGTCCTTGCTGACTGCGGGAGAAGCTTACGCGAGGCATCTTCTACAGCAGTTCACCGCGCGATTGTTGAATGCCCTGGCATCCTTCCGATGTGGCAGAGATTACCTGTCGGTCGGATCCACTGTCGTGAACGTG ACTTTTGCTTGCCTGGATAATAACTACGTCGACGGCGTGGATCCTTTCGGATGCGACATGATGCTGGCGATGCTGCAGAAGCTATCTTTACGCAGGCAGCAACGGATATACATGATAGAAAGCGGTTTGCTGGAATGGCTGATCAATCACCTACACGATAAATATCGCGTTATGAATCTATACCGACTCGAGTATGCTACTGCGTTGTTAATGAACCTGTCGTTACATCGGTTAGCGCAGGCGAGAGCGTCCAAGATAGCTCCGCTACTCGTTTCCACCTTGCTCATCCTACTTTCGTTAGATCATGCGTCT TCACTACCGTACATTAACGGAGCGCTGAACAACTTTCTGAACAACCCCGTAATCAGCGAGGAAGCAAAGAGAACGAAACATATGAACGTATCGGATTTTGCTGGTAATAAAAAAACTGCAGAAATAAG GAAACATTTGGATCATGTACTGAAGATACAAAAGCGGGAGATTATTAACACACCGCAGAATGATGAGACCGGGGACGATGACAAT GAAGAACTGGATGTGTTGGAAAACGAAGTAGACGAAAACGACCCACTGCAGAATTATGTCGGAGAACTGAACGGAGAAACGTTGCTTGCAATGTGTTACAGCGTCTCTTCGAAAGTTCCTCAGGACGCTATAAATACGGATACAATTCTACAAACAATATCTGCAACAAATCTTAATGAATTTTGCGATACTGGACACAATAATCATGTCCATAGTAAACACACGTCATATCCTGCACTAAG AGACAGCAGTGAAACTATAGCAGCGTCTTCTATGACCCTAGCGTCTGTCCGCGAGAACAGCCAAACAG aaaCGGAGAAATTCAGCAGTGTAGCATCGCT GTATACTAGTAATTACGATAGCAATGTAGTTAACGATACTACATGGAAAAATGATTCAGAACTTGTTAAAGAAGAAGCAGAAGCATTCTTGGCCAAGCCTAAATTATCAAGGACACCTCCGTGa
- the LOC105277013 gene encoding uncharacterized protein LOC105277013 isoform X1, translated as MKNKMLPKKSCTKQAAFAKQILNLSNSSFKKQGIPRNGTSKRFSVDKVQSIARQSIDTESSFIMKYESGVDGSQNKSFAILDDIWTSNTTMDHNNRYKFNDDNHVKTKINSRNNRLKLHASENRVDTSKFHDGKFRRKEKLEKLSSTTVKSFKQNLSERMASNDTIYLYENQISKCVIK; from the exons ATGAAAAATAAGATGCTACCGAAAAAAAGTTGCACGAAACAAGCAGCCTTTGCTAAacagatattaaatttatcaaattcttCCTTCAAG AAACAGGGTATTCCTAGAAACGGCACGAGTAAACGATTCTCGGTAGATAAAGTTCAAAGTATTGCAAGGCAATCCATCGATACTGAATCTTCCTTCATTATGAAATACGAAAGCGGAGTAGACGGAAgtcaaaataaaagttttgctATATTAGACGATATTTGGACATCAAATACGACCATGGATCATAATAatcgatataaatttaatgacgACAATCATGTtaagacaaaaataaattcaagaaATAACCGATTAAAATTACACGCATCGGAAAACAGAGTTGATACAAGTAAATTTCATGATGGAAAAttcagaagaaaagaaaaattagaaaaacttTCTTCAACAACCGTGAAATCATTCAAACAGAATTTATCTGAAAGAATGGCATCCAATGatacaatttatttgtatgaAAATCAGATTTCCAAGTGCGTTattaagtaa
- the LOC105277013 gene encoding uncharacterized protein LOC105277013 isoform X2, producing MKNKMLPKKSCTKQAAFAKQILNLSNSSFKGIPRNGTSKRFSVDKVQSIARQSIDTESSFIMKYESGVDGSQNKSFAILDDIWTSNTTMDHNNRYKFNDDNHVKTKINSRNNRLKLHASENRVDTSKFHDGKFRRKEKLEKLSSTTVKSFKQNLSERMASNDTIYLYENQISKCVIK from the exons ATGAAAAATAAGATGCTACCGAAAAAAAGTTGCACGAAACAAGCAGCCTTTGCTAAacagatattaaatttatcaaattcttCCTTCAAG GGTATTCCTAGAAACGGCACGAGTAAACGATTCTCGGTAGATAAAGTTCAAAGTATTGCAAGGCAATCCATCGATACTGAATCTTCCTTCATTATGAAATACGAAAGCGGAGTAGACGGAAgtcaaaataaaagttttgctATATTAGACGATATTTGGACATCAAATACGACCATGGATCATAATAatcgatataaatttaatgacgACAATCATGTtaagacaaaaataaattcaagaaATAACCGATTAAAATTACACGCATCGGAAAACAGAGTTGATACAAGTAAATTTCATGATGGAAAAttcagaagaaaagaaaaattagaaaaacttTCTTCAACAACCGTGAAATCATTCAAACAGAATTTATCTGAAAGAATGGCATCCAATGatacaatttatttgtatgaAAATCAGATTTCCAAGTGCGTTattaagtaa